The Oncorhynchus mykiss isolate Arlee chromosome 14, USDA_OmykA_1.1, whole genome shotgun sequence genome segment TTGTCGTTCACATCTGATATCTGTACACTCAGAGTTTTGAATGTGGACAGAGGAGGCTGACCAAAATCAGTAGCTGTTATAGTGACGTCATAATGAGAAAAAAGTTCTCGATTTAAACGCCCCTTTGTGACAAAGGAATAGACATTCTCCTTAAATGACGGTTTTAATTCAAAAGGGATATTCTCCGATATTTTCAGTAGGACTTTACCGTTGTTACCAGAGTCTTTATCCGTTAAACTAATTAGAGATATGACCGTTCCAGGCTTCGAATCCTCAGATATCATGCTAGACAATGACGTCACCCCTATTTCTGGTTTATTATCATTTACATCCGTTATCGTGATGACAACTCTACAGTCAACTGATAATGGGGGTTGTCCTTTATCAGAGGCTTGCACCGTTAGTTTGTAAAACTCATTCTCTTCAAAGTCTACTGGACCTATGGCACGAATTTCACCAGTAAGACTGTTCAAATGAAACGTGTCATGAACTTTGCGCTTAATGTTTCGACCAAGTGCATATTCAATTTCGCCATTTTGTCCCTCATCTGTATCAGTGGCGTTTATGGTTAATACAGGTATTCCAATGGGTGCATTTTCCTGGATTGTTACAGTGTAAAGATCTTTCCCACAAATGGGACGATTGTCGTTTGTATCAAGAATAGTTACTGTGACGTTTATGGTACCTGATCTTGGGGGGTTGCCTCCATCTATAGCTGTCAAAATGAACCAAAGCATTGCATTTTGTTCTCTGTCAATGGCCTTCCTTATGATTAAAAATGGAACTTTGTCTTCGTCCCCATTATCAATTAACTCCAATTCAAAATGATCATTACTACTTAACTTGTAAATGCGCACAGAATTCAAACCTACATCTGCATCACGTGCAGTCTGGAGTTCAAAGCGTGTCCCAGGAAGGGTATTTTCTGCTATGTCTAAATGTAGATATCTCTCAGCAAAACTAGGCGAGTGGTCATTTACATCCGTTATTTCTATACCCACATAATGGACTTCTAAGGGGTTTTCAACAACGACTTTTAAGTCTATCGAACACACGCCATTGCCATCACAGAGCTCCTCTCGATCGATATTCTTACAAACGTACAAGACGCCATTGTTCTGATTTGCCTGGAAAAGAGCTTCATCAGATTCAGAAACAATACGAAACCGTCTCTCTACCAAAGTACTGACGTCAAGACCCAAATCCTTAGCAACATTTCCAACAACGGATCCCTCTTTCACCTCCTCTGGAATAGAGTACCTTATCTGTGCTGAAACCTTCTCTCCGAAGCACAGCAGAAGAGAGAAACGCACAGCAACCCACCAGTACTCCCATCTGCGCCTTTGTCTTCCATCTCCCATCGTTAGACAGAAAAGTAAGCACAATCCTCAATGAAAAGATACAATCCTAATGATCAGATGACCAACTCATAATAACCCATAACGAAATTAAATGTTTCAGCACAGAATAATAATAAAATTATTCTCTGACTATCATAGCACGTCCTGTTCTGATGTCCGCACAGCTCTCTCTGCATTTGGGGACAAAACAACCCAGAGAGGGGCAAGG includes the following:
- the LOC118938739 gene encoding protocadherin alpha-3-like; the protein is MGDGRQRRRWEYWWVAVRFSLLLCFGEKVSAQIRYSIPEEVKEGSVVGNVAKDLGLDVSTLVERRFRIVSESDEALFQANQNNGVLYVCKNIDREELCDGNGVCSIDLKVVVENPLEVHYVGIEITDVNDHSPSFAERYLHLDIAENTLPGTRFELQTARDADVGLNSVRIYKLSSNDHFELELIDNGDEDKVPFLIIRKAIDREQNAMLWFILTAIDGGNPPRSGTINVTVTILDTNDNRPICGKDLYTVTIQENAPIGIPVLTINATDTDEGQNGEIEYALGRNIKRKVHDTFHLNSLTGEIRAIGPVDFEENEFYKLTVQASDKGQPPLSVDCRVVITITDVNDNKPEIGVTSLSSMISEDSKPGTVISLISLTDKDSGNNGKVLLKISENIPFELKPSFKENVYSFVTKGRLNRELFSHYDVTITATDFGQPPLSTFKTLSVQISDVNDNSPEFSQTPLQLYLVENNVPGASIFSVNASDKDLNENAVISYHIVRGERTQNDMASFLNINSENGHISALKSFDFEILKTFQFQVAATDSGTPPLSSNVTVNVYILDQNDNAPVILYPVSTNGSAEGVEEIPRNVNAGHLVTKVRAYDADIGYNGWLLFSLQEVTDHSLFALDRYTGQIRTLRSFTETDEAEHKLVILVKDNGNVSLSATATVIIKVVEPKEGFVASDVKSSVKDDEENSVTFYLIITLGSVSTLFLISIIVLIVMQCSKPTDYSSKYLQDVNNDGTLCHSIQYRSGDNRYMLVGPRMSIGSTIVPGSNGNTLVLPDHRRRASGENVFEYGS